The sequence CAGAACTAAGGATCCAGAAACAAAAGACAACACTATGTTTGTGCTCTATTGGCTATTGCCATTATAGGGTTACCAGCCACCCCCCCTGAATCTGTCTTGTGCCTCTGCTGCCTTCTCCTCTTTCAACTTCTGCACAATTTCAAGTATTTTGGGATTGAAGAAACGGTCACGAACGTACTTCCTCTCCTCAGCTTGAATCTCTTTGATAGCACTAGGATATGGGTTAGCAGGAGGTTTCTTCCCTTGAAGACGCGCAATCTGCTTCAATTGAGAATATgcctttttctttgcttttttctcTGCTCGATATTCCATCTAGACACCAAGAAACAACAGCAATCAAAAATTTCTTCCCCCGCActggggggaggggggtttgGTCGGGGAATAGAAACAGCGGATGAACAAATTGCAGCTGTTTTTCTGAATTTATGAGTCAGGAATACATACATCAGCTACAGCCATTGCTTCTTCCTCACTAACTCCCTGCTCCTTTAGATCAAGCACCCGCAAACCAAATAAACGAGCTGGAGGGGGATCAAAACCACAAATCCTGTAGAAACACAAAGCCTAAGTGAATTAATGTTTGGCTTACCATTCATGAGTCCAGAAACCAATTTCAATGTTGCTATATAGATCATGAAAAGACCCCAAATCATAAGATAATCGTAGAACTAAAAAGTAGAAGACTTGAAAACATGGCCTTTAATCAAATTACTTGATACTCAGCAAGTTAATGCAGGAAATAGGCCCACTTATTATTAAGATTCAGTCTGAAATTCAATATGAAAGGAACTAACAAAAATTACTAGAAAGAAGACAATACAAATAATGAGTCACTTGCAGCTTGTGAAAAAGAATTATTCCATAACCATCAATGCTTCAGTAAGCAAAGTGTTGGGTGCATGGCACCAAAAAAGTTCCAGCCCACACTGGattaaatgcaaaaaaatttttgtACTGGCCAAGTGAGCCACATGACCTATTCCTTTTTTGATTTAGAGTTCTTATTTTCCTAGGTACTAGGCAGCTAGGGTTATTAACTTATACATATAAAAGAgtcttatattttttgtgatatGTGTGTGCTGCTGA comes from Castanea sativa cultivar Marrone di Chiusa Pesio chromosome 3, ASM4071231v1 and encodes:
- the LOC142627027 gene encoding uncharacterized protein LOC142627027; amino-acid sequence: MSFLKGDLLTRTRKLVKGLAKSEPIWLKAMEHAPPATFPRADGKVKRIILPEDVYIKKFFQKHPDSKHEDAIKICGFDPPPARLFGLRVLDLKEQGVSEEEAMAVADMEYRAEKKAKKKAYSQLKQIARLQGKKPPANPYPSAIKEIQAEERKYVRDRFFNPKILEIVQKLKEEKAAEAQDRFRGGGW